One uncultured Carboxylicivirga sp. genomic window, GAAAGAAGCAGCTAAAATTCTTATTTATCACTTCATGCTATTCTCTGATGAAAAGATCACTCTTGACTCAGATGAGAAATTTGGCAATGAAGAATTCGATGAAGAAGTATTACACATGCGTCAACTTCTGAAGACCAAACTTGTGGATATGGATCTTTCGGTACGTGCCTTGAATTGTTTGAAGGCTGCCGATGTTGAAACATTAGGCGAGTTAGTTACTTTTAATCGTAACGACCTGCTTAAATTCCGTAATTTTGGTAAGAAGTCTCTTACAGAATTAGATGATCTGTTACTTAATATGGGACTGACTTTCGGAATGGATACCGCAAAGTATAAATTAGACAAGGAATAATCGCGATGAGACATAGAAAGAAATTTAATCATTTAGGTCGTACGAGCGCACATCGTAAAGCAATGTTAGCAAATATGGCTTCGTCTTTGATCCTTCACAAAAGAATCAAAACGACTGTAGCTAAAGCTAAAGCATTGCGTATTTATGTTGAGCCTCTTATTACGAAGACCAAAGGTTTGAGCACTATTGAGGAAAAAACTCATGCTCAACGTACAGTATTTGCTATTTTAAAAGATAAATACGCAGTAAAAGAATTATTTACTGAAGTTGCTGAAAAAGTAGCAGATCGCCCGGGAGGTTATACTCGTATTTTAAAGTTAGGTAACCGTGTTGGTGATAACGCTGAAATGTGTTACATCGAGTTGGTTGACTACAACGAAAATATGTTGGAGACTAAGAAAGCCTCAGCAAAAGGTAAGAGAACAAGACGTGGACGTAGTAAAGCTACAGCTGCTGCTGTAACTGAAGCTCCTGCTCAGGAAACTGCTTCATCTGAACAAGCTTCAGAATCTACTGATGCCGAAACAAAAGAATAACATTTTTTAAAGAAAGGAAAGACGATTGTTTTTCCTTTTTTTCTTTGTTTGGTGTAAATTTGGGGATAATTGTCAAGATGGACTATTATCCTTTTTTTTTAGAATTTTTCTATCAATACATAAATTGAATTAATTATGGGACAAATTACTAACATTCACGCCCGCGAAATCCTTGATTCACGTGGTAATCCTACTGTTGAAGTAGAAGTAACTGTTGAAAATGAAGTTATTGGTCGTGCTGCTGTACCATCAGGAGCTTCTACCGGAGAGCATGAAGCTCTTGAAATGCGTGACGGTGACAAAGGTCGTTACCTGGGTAAAGGTGTGTTGAATGCAGTAAAAAATGTTAACGAGGTAATTGCTCCTGAGCTTATTGGAATGAGCGTATTTGAGCAAGTTAAAATCGATAACAAAATGTTGGAAATGGATGGCACTAAAACCAAAAGTAAATTAGGTGCTAATGCTATCTTAGGTGTTTCTTTGGCTTGTGCTCGTGCTGCTGCTGAGTATCTTGGAATGCCATTGTACCGTTACATCGGTGGAACAAATGCTGTAACTCTTCCTGTTCCAATGATGAACATCATCAACGGTGGTTCTCACTCTGATGCTACTATCGCTTTCCAGGAATTTATGATTCGCCCTGTTGGAGCTGCTTCATTCCGCGAAGGTTTGCGTATGGGTGCTGAAGTATTCCATGCTTTAGCTAAAGTATTGAAAAGCAAAGGTCTTTCTACTGCAGTAGGTGACGAAGGTGGTTTCGCTCCTATGTTAGGTGGTACTGAAGAAGCTATTGATTCTATCTTAACAGCTATCACTAACGCTGGTTATAAGCCAGGACGTAAAGAAGATGGTGGTGATGTTTCAATCGCTATGGACTGTGCTTCTTCTGAGTTTTACAAAGAAGGAGTTTATGATTACAGTATTTTCGAACCAAACGGTGCTAAACGTACATCAGCTGAACAAGCTGCTTATTTGGCTGATTTGGTTGCAAAATACCCAATCGATTCTATCGAAGACGGTATGGATGAAAATGACTGGGACGGATGGGTTGCTTTGAATGCAGCTATCGGTGATAAGTGTCAGTTGGTTGGTGACGATTTATTTGTTACTAACGTTGATTACTTGAAAAAAGGTATCGAGTTGGGAGCTGCTAACTCAATCCTGATTAAAGTTAACCAGATTGGTACTTTAACTGAAACACTAAACGCTATTGAAATGGCTCACCGTGCTGGATTTACTTCAGTTACTTCTCACCGTTCAGGTGAAACTGAAGATTCAACTATCGCTGACATTGCTGTTGCTACAAATAGTGGACAAATCAAAACTGGTTCATTAAGCCGTTCTGACCGTATGGCAAAATATAACCAATTACTTCGTATCGAAGAAGAATTAGGTGAAACTGCAATTTACGGATACGCTAAAGTTCAAAAGAAATAATTGAAACTGCGATATAGTGAAGAGGCTGTCTGTTTTCAGACAGCCTCTTTTTTTATATCAATATTTCTTGTAATAATGAGTACTACAATCATTATCTATAAACTAAAAATATTTAATATGATGCATTTGTGTTGAATGTCACATAGACTAATTAAAAAAAGTGTATCTTATTGCAACTATACGTAATATGCCCTTAAACAAAAGAGTTTCAATAAGTGTTTTATGTGTACCTTTAGTAAACCTCGCTATAGGATAACCCTTTTTTTAACAACTCAGCTATATAAAATGGATCATATTAAACAAAAAATCATTGAAATAGGCCGCCCAAAAGCAGAAACTGTAAAGAAGCTTACTAAGGAATATGGCGATAAAGTAATTCAGGAAGTTACCCTCGGTCAGGTTTTGACCGGAATGAAAGGAGTAGTTTCATTATTAACCTGTACTTCAAAGTTGGATCCTGAAGAAGGGATCCGTTTTAGAGGTTATACAATTCCTCAGTTACAGGAATTGTTACCCAAGATGCACCAGGATGGAGAGCCATTGCCAGAAGGATTATTTTATCTGATGCTTACGGGTGAATTGCCAACGAAGGAGGATGTTAACTTTATTAGTAATCAATGGGCACAGCGTGCCATGGGAATTCCACCTCATGTGTTCGATGTGATTAATGCTTTGCCAAAGGATGCTCACCCAATGATTCAGTTTAATACTGCAATCCTGGCTATGTCAACCGAATCACAATTTCGTAAGGCATATCTGGCCGGGATGGATAAAAAAGATTACTGGGATCCAACCTACGAAGGAGTAATGGATTTAATAGCTCGCCTGCCTGTTATTGCGGCATATATTTATCGTAGGGTATTTCATAATGAGAATTACATCGAAATGGACCCAAGCCTTGATTGGGCTGGTAATTTAGCTCATATGATGGGATACGAGGACGTGGAAGTTAAGAGATTAATGCGATTATATATGTTGATTCATGCCGACCATGAAGGAGGTAATGTTTCAGCACATGCAACTCATTTAGTTGGTTCTGCATTATCCAATCCGTATTATAGTTTCTCTGCCGGAATGAACGGATTGGCTGGTCCTTTGCATGGAATGGCTAATCAGAATGTGATGCATTGGATAAATAAAATGCTACGTGATATTGGAGATGAGAATCCAAGTGAGGAACAAATCAGACAATATGCTGAAACAACTTTAAGTCAGGGACAAGTTATTCCTGGTTATGGACATGCTGTACTTCGTAAAACAGATCCTCGTTTTACAGTACAGTTAGAATTTGCTAAAAAGTATATCCCTGATGCACCATTGATTCAGTTAGTGGAGAAGATCTATAACGTTGTGCCGGATATATTATCTTCAACCGGTAAGGTTAAGAATCCATGGCCAAATGTTGATGCCATTAGTGGTTCTTTGCTTTCATCATACGGAATAACTGAATATCCGATATATACCGTATTATTTGGTGTTTCAAGAGCTTTGGGAGTATTAACTCAGTTAATATGGGATAGATTGTACGGACTACCAATTGAAAGACCAAAATCTCAGAATCTTGCCTGGTATATGAATAAGGTTAATTATCAGGAATAATATATTATTGTTAGAAAATCTTTAAAAGAGGTGCGTAAAACACCTCTTTTTTTGTCAGTATTTATTAAATTTAACATAGTTGGCGCAACTATTCATTAAGTATGAACATATACTATATCTGATTTTTGGATTATAATCATTTACATCATTTGTTTTTTACTATTTTTACCTGATAGGGAATGGGAAGACAAACTATTGCTATGTTGTTGAATTTGAAAAGTTTGATTTTTAGACTGTTGTGGGTGCTGCTGTTAAGTAGTAGTGTGAATGGTTTGTTGTGCGCTGAAAACTGGAGTGTTAAACACTATTGTATATCAGAAGGTTTATCTAATAGTGATGTAACAGCCATCTTTCAGGATAGTTATGGCTTCATCTGGGTGGGTACTTCAGATGGTCTTAACAGGTATGATGGATATAAATTTGATGTATACCGTCATAATCCAATAGATAGTGCTTCAATTATTGGTAATAGTATTCAAAGTATTATCGAAACTAAAAATGGTGATATCTGGATTGGGACCAAAAATAGTGGTATTGCCATATGGAAGAGAAAAGATGGTTCATTTACCAACCTCGGAATAGATTCAGAACCGTTTAAGTCATTAAAAGAATGCGGAATTTATGGCATGCTCGCTGATGGAGATAAAGTTTGGGTTAAAACGCGTAATTATATCTTTCAAATTGAGCAAACATTAGAAAGATTCGAAAGTTATGGACATTATTCTTCCGTGTTTAAATCAGGTACAGGAATTGCTTACCCGATAACTTTTCACAACAATAAATTATGGGTTGGCTCCAAGGACGGAATTCATCAATT contains:
- the eno gene encoding phosphopyruvate hydratase gives rise to the protein MGQITNIHAREILDSRGNPTVEVEVTVENEVIGRAAVPSGASTGEHEALEMRDGDKGRYLGKGVLNAVKNVNEVIAPELIGMSVFEQVKIDNKMLEMDGTKTKSKLGANAILGVSLACARAAAEYLGMPLYRYIGGTNAVTLPVPMMNIINGGSHSDATIAFQEFMIRPVGAASFREGLRMGAEVFHALAKVLKSKGLSTAVGDEGGFAPMLGGTEEAIDSILTAITNAGYKPGRKEDGGDVSIAMDCASSEFYKEGVYDYSIFEPNGAKRTSAEQAAYLADLVAKYPIDSIEDGMDENDWDGWVALNAAIGDKCQLVGDDLFVTNVDYLKKGIELGAANSILIKVNQIGTLTETLNAIEMAHRAGFTSVTSHRSGETEDSTIADIAVATNSGQIKTGSLSRSDRMAKYNQLLRIEEELGETAIYGYAKVQKK
- a CDS encoding citrate (Si)-synthase, which gives rise to MDHIKQKIIEIGRPKAETVKKLTKEYGDKVIQEVTLGQVLTGMKGVVSLLTCTSKLDPEEGIRFRGYTIPQLQELLPKMHQDGEPLPEGLFYLMLTGELPTKEDVNFISNQWAQRAMGIPPHVFDVINALPKDAHPMIQFNTAILAMSTESQFRKAYLAGMDKKDYWDPTYEGVMDLIARLPVIAAYIYRRVFHNENYIEMDPSLDWAGNLAHMMGYEDVEVKRLMRLYMLIHADHEGGNVSAHATHLVGSALSNPYYSFSAGMNGLAGPLHGMANQNVMHWINKMLRDIGDENPSEEQIRQYAETTLSQGQVIPGYGHAVLRKTDPRFTVQLEFAKKYIPDAPLIQLVEKIYNVVPDILSSTGKVKNPWPNVDAISGSLLSSYGITEYPIYTVLFGVSRALGVLTQLIWDRLYGLPIERPKSQNLAWYMNKVNYQE